A DNA window from Calliphora vicina chromosome 1, idCalVici1.1, whole genome shotgun sequence contains the following coding sequences:
- the LOC135948819 gene encoding diacylglycerol kinase eta isoform X1 produces MEDWLGSLKSASIPPRSRGDSFFIEQHDIFANHHHWYATSHARPTYCNVCRDALSGVTSHGLSCEVCKCKVHKRCAAKAIANCKWTTLATVGKDIIEDREGSIVMPHQWMEGNLPVSASCQVCKRTCGSVLRLQDWRCLWCRMTVHVACRPNVAIACPIGPAKLSVVPPTCVHSIGNDDSWDVVSPRGTFSPLLVFVNSKSGDNQGVKFLRRFKQLLNPAQVFDLISTGPGLGLRLFRHFEMFRILVCSGDGSVGWVLSEIDRFSMGKQCQVAVLPLGTGNDLARVLGWGSSCDDDAHLPQVLERYETASTKMLDRWSIMVFEKAISVQPKVPKMSLSSEQEALLTGMVTAANENLCSIVETDDLPTLMSATKTLCETIDDLLDRMCEHRREDDQLTVKCDILRQKLNMLLDALKEEENGSHSGDDLFATISSIIAKSAPSSPVPSASSASLLNPNISIQKNEKDQLNLKERRNSRSLRGNEREALQSRANSVKRAMYNVVEHSEPGRPKRYQRRLSVTPFEALKIPTTTSSDSTPCTSPLPIIPPINIISPTMETSRLTCISPLPDTRRESMDEQFFNSISLPVPRQFADSRRSSGVPEVIQEQEENANGEITYKIHRMSLSGGANIDDAGNRLSPGSEGATTPIERKFLKVPIITNEHMVDPLSDYRPIEVFERNYYMSRELNKQKESLDEEDRMMDAGQLIHTCQLQVPSNNNANPKDPNNVYTSENITIIDTDGNTDECSCSEELPVDGSDVLSAISNEEISVGSEIFDKPEQSVAALQLGDFLQNLDSADFCHIDSPETSDETENMPGESIMDDISSVLGHDITCALQDNTITEDSTTLCSEHVANPKPPPKPARSKKPLTTAPRRRNSSPPNRPRLVHMDSDDNPQQFGFENIVFEIDNRCDDQKIREPPRFCSLAQFVEGNDIARQSFKQLSLDGALTTTTTTATTITTSGHQSEDDLSTATAIRIEVSETTNTSCLKTNNSTAANNNSNSQTSPKKLGPGQDVKRITFDDSCKKESFDDVNPHHPQISVVVRPPTPLRGDAIRPLDPDACNSLLSVRVPTEIRRHSSHAASLTVREFDKEKDRRHSGINPNYLSLDPEHTRFLSSSPAASRRISCGSLFKKKSKGMCMSERAYGFLGLRFFVVAEPDIRLATLALIRPLIPLPNEALPNIQNLKGSKTSLFMGSTLFGFDHFASAATPEKEDKERKEKEKTPTEENRKLPIINPIVKLPNWPNLTGGSGFISKCLMANADTLCAAVSPLMDPDETLLAGYHEKCVMNNYFGIGIDAKISLDFHNKREEHPEKCRSRAKNYMWYGVLGSKQLLQKTCKNLEQRVQLECDGQRIPLPSLQGIVILNIPSFMGGTNFWGNTKKDDIFLPPSFDDRILEVVAVFGSVQMAASRLINLQHHRIAQCHSVQINILGDEEIPIQVDGEAWLQPPGMIRILHKNRVQMLCRNRSLEASLKTWQEKQRQHSISIQRDHSSTASEHANSTDEVISERECYVLLNFIEAVSSLVKWVKFLIISHPTLRHDLYAVACRAQDALESIHPQGKLLEGPSLRTNLVEVIDSSRQLYDDACTLLRDRGHSLILREDLESKLSAALASMEMELKKCSVQKCVDGKLRAYFNVLAPNEEGDGRRKSRAFWTRLRSGSTAGQQQFKPPLTNTREAVSNWSVNEVITWLENMQLSEYVDSFLRNDIRGKELLTLGRRDLKDLGVIKVGHVKRILQAIKDMNEN; encoded by the exons ATGGAAGACTGGTTAGGATCACTGAAATCAGCCTCAATACCACCGCGGTCAAGAGGTGATAGTTTCTTCATCGAACAACATGATATATTTGCAAATCATCATCACTGGTATGCCACCTCACATGCACGGCCAACATACTGTAATGTCTGCCGGGATGCCTTGTCGGGTGTCACTTCGCATGGACTCTCCTGTGAGGTGTGTAAATGTAAAGTGCACAAACGTTGTGCAGCCAAAGCAATAGCCAATTGCAAATGGACAACGTTGGCTACGGTGGGCAAAGATATCATAGAGGATAGAGAGGGCAGTATTGTTATGCCACATCAATGGATGGAGGGTAATTTACCAGTATCAGCCTCATGTCAAGTGTGCAAAAGGACTTGTGGCTCAGTGTTGCGTTTACAAGATTGGCGTTGTTTGTGGTGTCGTATGACGGTGCATGTGGCTTGCCGGCCCAATGTGGCCATAGCTTGCCCTATAGGTCCAGCAAAACTGTCGGTGGTTCCTCCCACATGTGTGCATTCCATAGGCAATGATGATTCCTGGGATGTGGTCAGTCCAAGGGGGACGTTTTCACCGCTTTTGGTATTTGTCAACTCCAAGTCGGGAGACAATCAGGGTGTAAAGTTTTTGCGGCGCTTCAAACAACTTTTGAATCCGGCACAAgtatttgatttaatttcaaCTGGCCCTGGTTTGGGTTTAAGACTGTTTCGTCATTTTGAAATGTTTCGCATATTGGTGTGTTCGGGCGATGGATCGGTGGGATGGGTTTTAAGTGAAATCGATCGTTTTAGTATGGGT aAACAATGCCAAGTGGCTGTTCTGCCTTTGGGCACGGGCAATGACTTGGCCCGTGTTTTAGGCTGGGGCTCCTCCTGCGATGATGATGCCCATTTACCCCAAGTGCTGGAACGTTATGAAACAGCCAGTACTAAAATGTTAGATCGTTGGAGTATTATGGTTTTTGAGAAAGCCATTTCTGTACAACCTAAAGTACCCAAGATGTCTTTGTCCTCTGAACAGGAGGCACTCTTAACCGGCATGGTTACAGCTGCCAATGAAAACTTATGTTCCATTGTGGAAACAGATGATTTGCCTACACTGATGTCGGCTACAAAAACTCTGTGCGAAACTATAGACGATTTGCTAGATCGCATGTGCGAACATCGCAGAGAAGACGATCAATTGACTGTTAAATGTGACATTCTAAGGCAAAAGCTAAACATGCTGTTAGATGCCTTGAAGGAGGAAGAGAATGGCTCACATAGTGGTGATGATTTGTTTGCCACCATCAGTAGCATAATCGCAAAATCAGCACCCAGTTCACCAGTTCCATCGGCATCATCAGCATCATTATT AAATCCAAACATATCAATTCAGAAAAACGAAAAGGATCAACTGAATCTCAAAGAGAGGCGTAATAGCCGCTCACTTCGGGGCAACGAACGGGAGGCATTACAAAGTCGTGCTAATAGTGTTAAGCGCGCCATGTACAATGTCGTGGAACACTCCGAGCCTGGCCGTCCGAAACGCTATCAGCGCCGACTGTCTGTTACCCCCTTCGAAGCCTTGAAGATACCCACTACCACATCCAGTGATTCTACACCCTGTACTTCACCTTTGCCCATTATACCACCCATTAACATTATATCACCTACCATGGAAACCTCACGTCTAACATGCATATCACCCTTACCCGATACCCGACGTGAGTCCATGGACGAACAATTCTTTAATTCCATCAGTTTGCCGGTGCCCAGACAATTTGCTGATAGTCGCCGCAGTTCTGGGGTACCGGAAGTCATACAGGAACAAGAAGAAAATGCCAATGGAGAGATCACATACAAGATACATCGCATGTCGCTGAGCGGTGGGGCCAATATTGACGATGCTGGTAATCGTTTATCGCCTGGCAGCGAAGGCGCCACCACTCCAATCGAAAGGAAATTCCTAAAAGTACCCATTATAACCAATGAACACATGGTTGATCCATTGTCTGACTATCGGCCCATTGAAGTGTTCGAGCGCAACTACTACATGAGTCGCGAACTGAATAAGCAAAAAGAATCATTGGATGAGGAAGATAGAATGATGGATGCGGGACAATTGATACATACATGCCAGCTACAGGTACCCAGCAATAATAATGCAAACCCTAAAGATCctaataatgtgtatacaagtGAAAATATAACCATAATCGATACAGACGGAAACACT GATGAATGTTCTTGCTCTGAGGAATTGCCAGTGGATGGCAGTGATGTCTTGTCAGCCATTAGTAATGAGGAAATTAGCGTTGGCTCCGAGATATTCGATAAACCGGAACAATCTGTGGCCGCTTTGCAATTAGGAGACTTTTTGCAG AATTTGGATTCAGCTGACTTTTGCCATATTGATTCGCCTGAAACCAGTGATGAAACGGAAAATATGCCTGGCGAAAGCATAATGGATGACATTAGTTCAGTTTTGGGTCACGATATAACCTGTGCTTTGCAAGACAATACCATAACCGAAGATTCCACTACGCTCTGTTCGGAACATGTTGCTAATCCTAAGCCACCACCAAAACCAGCAAGATCTAAAAAACCATTGACCACAGCACCCCGCAGACGTAATTCCTCTCCACCGAACAGACCACGTTTGGTGCACATGGACAGCGATGACAATCCCCAACAAtttggttttgaaaatattgtattcGAAATTGACAATCGTTGTGATGACCAGAAGATACGTGAACCGCCACGTTTTTGTTCCTTGGCACAATTTGTGGAAGGTAACGATATTGCTCGACAAAGTTTCAAG CAGCTATCATTGGATGGAGCATTGACCACAACAACGACCACGGCAACCACCATTACGACCAGCGGCCATCAGTCGGAGGATGATCTGTCAACAGCCACAGCCATAAGGATTGAGGTTAGTGAAACCACCAACACATCCTGCTTGAAGACCAATAATAGCACGGCGgccaataacaacagcaacagtcAGACATCACCGAAGAAACTAGGACCAGGACAAGATGTAAAGCGCATAACTTTTGATGACTCGTGTAAAAAAGAATCATTTGATGATGTAAATCCCCATCATCCACAGATAAGTGTTGTCGTTAGACCACCCACCCCCCTGAGAGGAGATGCTATACGGCCTTTAGATCCCGATGCCTGTAACAGTCTGCTGTCGGTGCGTGTACCAACGGAGATACGGCGACATTCCAGTCATGCTGCCAGCTTAACAGTGCGTGAGTTCGACAAGGAAAAGGATCGTCGTCATTCCGGTATCAATCCAAACTACTTAAGTTTGGATCCGGAACATACACGTTTCCTTAGCTCCTCACCAGCCGCTAGTCGTCGCATTAGCTGTGGCAGTTTGTTTAAG AAAAAATCGAAGGGTATGTGTATGTCGGAACGAGCATACGGATTTTTgggtttaagattttttgtggTTGCGGAACCCGATATACGTTTAGCAACACTAGCATTAATCAGGCCTCTAATACCATTG CCCAATGAAGCTTTGCCCAATATACAAAATCTTAAAGGATCCAAGACCAGTTTATTTATGGGCTCAACCTTATTTGGTTTTGATCATTTTGCATCGGCTGCTACTCCCGAAAAAGAGGATAAGGAGAGAAAGGAAAAAGAGAAAACTCCCACAGAGGAAAATCGTAAATTGCCGATTATTAATCCGATAGTGAAGTTACCTAACTGGCCAA aTCTTACTGGAGGTTCTGGTTTTATTTCCAAATGCCTAATGGCCAATGCCGATACTTTGTGTGCTGCTGTTAGTCCCCTAATGGACCCGGATGAAACTCTATTGGCCGGCTATCATGAGAAATGTGTTATGAACAATTATTTTGGTATTGGCATAGATGCCAAGATCTCTTTGGATTTCCACAACAAACGTGAAGAACATCCGGAAAAGTGTCGCTCCAGAGCCAAGAACTATATGTGGTATGGTGTATTGGGCTCCAAGCAATTATTGCAAAAGACTTGTAAGAATTTGGAGCAACGAGTGCAGCTGGAATGTGATGGCCAAAGAATACCTTTGCCCTCACTGCAGggtattgttattttaaatatacccAG CTTCATGGGTGGCACCAATTTCTGGGGCAACACCAAGAAGGACGACATTTTCCTGCCACCCAGTTTCGATGATCGCATATTGGAGGTAGTAGCTGTATTTGGTTCTGTACAAATGGCTGCCTCCAGGCTTATAAATCTACAACATCATCGTATTGCTCAATGCCATAGtgtacaaattaatattttaggagATGAGGAAATACCCATACAGGTAGATGGTGAAGCCTGGCTACAACCACCCGGCATGATACGTATATTGCACAAGAATCGTGTACAAATGTTATGCCGCAATCGCTCACTGGAGGCCTCACTCAAGACCTGGCAAGAGAAACAACGCCAGCATAGCATATCAATACAACGAGATCATTCATCCACCGCTTCGGAACATGCCAACTCCACAGATGAAGTTATTTCGGAACGTGAATGTTATGTTTTGCTTAATTTCATTGAGGCCGTTAGTTCTCTAGTGAAATGGGTGAAATTCTTGATTATATCACATCCCACCTTGAGACATGATCTTTATGCGGTGGCCTGTCGTGCTCAAGATGCTTTGGAGAGTATACATCCTCAGGGTAAACTATTGGAGGGTCCTTCATTGAGAACCAACTTGGTAGAGGTTATAGATTCTTCGCGTCAGCTGTACGATGATGCTTGCACTTTGTTAAGAGATCGTGGTCATAGTTTGATATTGAGAGAAGATTTGGAAAGTAAACTAAGTGCTGCCCTGGCCAGTATGGAAATGGAGCTGAAGAAGTgttcggtgcaaaaatgtgTAGATGGCAAATTGAGAGCCTATTTCAATGTTTTGGCACCCAATGAAGAG GGTGATGGCCGCCGTAAGTCACGCGCCTTTTGGACCCGCCTACGTTCCGGCTCTACCGCCGGCCAGCAACAATTCAAACCTCCCCTGACCAACACCCGTGAAGCGGTCAGCAACTGGAGTGTCAATGAAGTCATTACCTGGCTGGAGAACATGCAACTTTCCGAATATGTTGATAGTTTCTTACGCAACGATATCCGTGGCAAAGAGCTGCTAACACTGGGCCGTCGTGATCTCAAGGATTTGGGTGTCATTAAGGTGGGTCATGTCAAGCGTATCTTGCAGGCCATCAAGGACATGAATGAAAACTAA
- the LOC135948819 gene encoding diacylglycerol kinase eta isoform X2, which yields MEDWLGSLKSASIPPRSRGDSFFIEQHDIFANHHHWYATSHARPTYCNVCRDALSGVTSHGLSCEVCKCKVHKRCAAKAIANCKWTTLATVGKDIIEDREGSIVMPHQWMEGNLPVSASCQVCKRTCGSVLRLQDWRCLWCRMTVHVACRPNVAIACPIGPAKLSVVPPTCVHSIGNDDSWDVVSPRGTFSPLLVFVNSKSGDNQGVKFLRRFKQLLNPAQVFDLISTGPGLGLRLFRHFEMFRILVCSGDGSVGWVLSEIDRFSMGKQCQVAVLPLGTGNDLARVLGWGSSCDDDAHLPQVLERYETASTKMLDRWSIMVFEKAISVQPKVPKMSLSSEQEALLTGMVTAANENLCSIVETDDLPTLMSATKTLCETIDDLLDRMCEHRREDDQLTVKCDILRQKLNMLLDALKEEENGSHSGDDLFATISSIIAKSAPSSPVPSASSASLLNPNISIQKNEKDQLNLKERRNSRSLRGNEREALQSRANSVKRAMYNVVEHSEPGRPKRYQRRLSVTPFEALKIPTTTSSDSTPCTSPLPIIPPINIISPTMETSRLTCISPLPDTRRESMDEQFFNSISLPVPRQFADSRRSSGVPEVIQEQEENANGEITYKIHRMSLSGGANIDDAGNRLSPGSEGATTPIERKFLKVPIITNEHMVDPLSDYRPIEVFERNYYMSRELNKQKESLDEEDRMMDAGQLIHTCQLQVPSNNNANPKDPNNVYTSENITIIDTDGNTDECSCSEELPVDGSDVLSAISNEEISVGSEIFDKPEQSVAALQLGDFLQNLDSADFCHIDSPETSDETENMPGESIMDDISSVLGHDITCALQDNTITEDSTTLCSEHVANPKPPPKPARSKKPLTTAPRRRNSSPPNRPRLVHMDSDDNPQQFGFENIVFEIDNRCDDQKIREPPRFCSLAQFVEGNDIARQSFKRTKRRTSLKQTKQTTSKLVSQQQLSLDGALTTTTTTATTITTSGHQSEDDLSTATAIRIEVSETTNTSCLKTNNSTAANNNSNSQTSPKKLGPGQDVKRITFDDSCKKESFDDVNPHHPQISVVVRPPTPLRGDAIRPLDPDACNSLLSVRVPTEIRRHSSHAASLTVREFDKEKDRRHSGINPNYLSLDPEHTRFLSSSPAASRRISCGSLFKPNEALPNIQNLKGSKTSLFMGSTLFGFDHFASAATPEKEDKERKEKEKTPTEENRKLPIINPIVKLPNWPNLTGGSGFISKCLMANADTLCAAVSPLMDPDETLLAGYHEKCVMNNYFGIGIDAKISLDFHNKREEHPEKCRSRAKNYMWYGVLGSKQLLQKTCKNLEQRVQLECDGQRIPLPSLQGIVILNIPSFMGGTNFWGNTKKDDIFLPPSFDDRILEVVAVFGSVQMAASRLINLQHHRIAQCHSVQINILGDEEIPIQVDGEAWLQPPGMIRILHKNRVQMLCRNRSLEASLKTWQEKQRQHSISIQRDHSSTASEHANSTDEVISERECYVLLNFIEAVSSLVKWVKFLIISHPTLRHDLYAVACRAQDALESIHPQGKLLEGPSLRTNLVEVIDSSRQLYDDACTLLRDRGHSLILREDLESKLSAALASMEMELKKCSVQKCVDGKLRAYFNVLAPNEEGDGRRKSRAFWTRLRSGSTAGQQQFKPPLTNTREAVSNWSVNEVITWLENMQLSEYVDSFLRNDIRGKELLTLGRRDLKDLGVIKVGHVKRILQAIKDMNEN from the exons ATGGAAGACTGGTTAGGATCACTGAAATCAGCCTCAATACCACCGCGGTCAAGAGGTGATAGTTTCTTCATCGAACAACATGATATATTTGCAAATCATCATCACTGGTATGCCACCTCACATGCACGGCCAACATACTGTAATGTCTGCCGGGATGCCTTGTCGGGTGTCACTTCGCATGGACTCTCCTGTGAGGTGTGTAAATGTAAAGTGCACAAACGTTGTGCAGCCAAAGCAATAGCCAATTGCAAATGGACAACGTTGGCTACGGTGGGCAAAGATATCATAGAGGATAGAGAGGGCAGTATTGTTATGCCACATCAATGGATGGAGGGTAATTTACCAGTATCAGCCTCATGTCAAGTGTGCAAAAGGACTTGTGGCTCAGTGTTGCGTTTACAAGATTGGCGTTGTTTGTGGTGTCGTATGACGGTGCATGTGGCTTGCCGGCCCAATGTGGCCATAGCTTGCCCTATAGGTCCAGCAAAACTGTCGGTGGTTCCTCCCACATGTGTGCATTCCATAGGCAATGATGATTCCTGGGATGTGGTCAGTCCAAGGGGGACGTTTTCACCGCTTTTGGTATTTGTCAACTCCAAGTCGGGAGACAATCAGGGTGTAAAGTTTTTGCGGCGCTTCAAACAACTTTTGAATCCGGCACAAgtatttgatttaatttcaaCTGGCCCTGGTTTGGGTTTAAGACTGTTTCGTCATTTTGAAATGTTTCGCATATTGGTGTGTTCGGGCGATGGATCGGTGGGATGGGTTTTAAGTGAAATCGATCGTTTTAGTATGGGT aAACAATGCCAAGTGGCTGTTCTGCCTTTGGGCACGGGCAATGACTTGGCCCGTGTTTTAGGCTGGGGCTCCTCCTGCGATGATGATGCCCATTTACCCCAAGTGCTGGAACGTTATGAAACAGCCAGTACTAAAATGTTAGATCGTTGGAGTATTATGGTTTTTGAGAAAGCCATTTCTGTACAACCTAAAGTACCCAAGATGTCTTTGTCCTCTGAACAGGAGGCACTCTTAACCGGCATGGTTACAGCTGCCAATGAAAACTTATGTTCCATTGTGGAAACAGATGATTTGCCTACACTGATGTCGGCTACAAAAACTCTGTGCGAAACTATAGACGATTTGCTAGATCGCATGTGCGAACATCGCAGAGAAGACGATCAATTGACTGTTAAATGTGACATTCTAAGGCAAAAGCTAAACATGCTGTTAGATGCCTTGAAGGAGGAAGAGAATGGCTCACATAGTGGTGATGATTTGTTTGCCACCATCAGTAGCATAATCGCAAAATCAGCACCCAGTTCACCAGTTCCATCGGCATCATCAGCATCATTATT AAATCCAAACATATCAATTCAGAAAAACGAAAAGGATCAACTGAATCTCAAAGAGAGGCGTAATAGCCGCTCACTTCGGGGCAACGAACGGGAGGCATTACAAAGTCGTGCTAATAGTGTTAAGCGCGCCATGTACAATGTCGTGGAACACTCCGAGCCTGGCCGTCCGAAACGCTATCAGCGCCGACTGTCTGTTACCCCCTTCGAAGCCTTGAAGATACCCACTACCACATCCAGTGATTCTACACCCTGTACTTCACCTTTGCCCATTATACCACCCATTAACATTATATCACCTACCATGGAAACCTCACGTCTAACATGCATATCACCCTTACCCGATACCCGACGTGAGTCCATGGACGAACAATTCTTTAATTCCATCAGTTTGCCGGTGCCCAGACAATTTGCTGATAGTCGCCGCAGTTCTGGGGTACCGGAAGTCATACAGGAACAAGAAGAAAATGCCAATGGAGAGATCACATACAAGATACATCGCATGTCGCTGAGCGGTGGGGCCAATATTGACGATGCTGGTAATCGTTTATCGCCTGGCAGCGAAGGCGCCACCACTCCAATCGAAAGGAAATTCCTAAAAGTACCCATTATAACCAATGAACACATGGTTGATCCATTGTCTGACTATCGGCCCATTGAAGTGTTCGAGCGCAACTACTACATGAGTCGCGAACTGAATAAGCAAAAAGAATCATTGGATGAGGAAGATAGAATGATGGATGCGGGACAATTGATACATACATGCCAGCTACAGGTACCCAGCAATAATAATGCAAACCCTAAAGATCctaataatgtgtatacaagtGAAAATATAACCATAATCGATACAGACGGAAACACT GATGAATGTTCTTGCTCTGAGGAATTGCCAGTGGATGGCAGTGATGTCTTGTCAGCCATTAGTAATGAGGAAATTAGCGTTGGCTCCGAGATATTCGATAAACCGGAACAATCTGTGGCCGCTTTGCAATTAGGAGACTTTTTGCAG AATTTGGATTCAGCTGACTTTTGCCATATTGATTCGCCTGAAACCAGTGATGAAACGGAAAATATGCCTGGCGAAAGCATAATGGATGACATTAGTTCAGTTTTGGGTCACGATATAACCTGTGCTTTGCAAGACAATACCATAACCGAAGATTCCACTACGCTCTGTTCGGAACATGTTGCTAATCCTAAGCCACCACCAAAACCAGCAAGATCTAAAAAACCATTGACCACAGCACCCCGCAGACGTAATTCCTCTCCACCGAACAGACCACGTTTGGTGCACATGGACAGCGATGACAATCCCCAACAAtttggttttgaaaatattgtattcGAAATTGACAATCGTTGTGATGACCAGAAGATACGTGAACCGCCACGTTTTTGTTCCTTGGCACAATTTGTGGAAGGTAACGATATTGCTCGACAAAGTTTCAAG cGTACCAAAAGACGCACTTCCCTTAAACAAACTAAACAAACAACTTCGAAACTTGTATCTCAACAGCAGCTATCATTGGATGGAGCATTGACCACAACAACGACCACGGCAACCACCATTACGACCAGCGGCCATCAGTCGGAGGATGATCTGTCAACAGCCACAGCCATAAGGATTGAGGTTAGTGAAACCACCAACACATCCTGCTTGAAGACCAATAATAGCACGGCGgccaataacaacagcaacagtcAGACATCACCGAAGAAACTAGGACCAGGACAAGATGTAAAGCGCATAACTTTTGATGACTCGTGTAAAAAAGAATCATTTGATGATGTAAATCCCCATCATCCACAGATAAGTGTTGTCGTTAGACCACCCACCCCCCTGAGAGGAGATGCTATACGGCCTTTAGATCCCGATGCCTGTAACAGTCTGCTGTCGGTGCGTGTACCAACGGAGATACGGCGACATTCCAGTCATGCTGCCAGCTTAACAGTGCGTGAGTTCGACAAGGAAAAGGATCGTCGTCATTCCGGTATCAATCCAAACTACTTAAGTTTGGATCCGGAACATACACGTTTCCTTAGCTCCTCACCAGCCGCTAGTCGTCGCATTAGCTGTGGCAGTTTGTTTAAG CCCAATGAAGCTTTGCCCAATATACAAAATCTTAAAGGATCCAAGACCAGTTTATTTATGGGCTCAACCTTATTTGGTTTTGATCATTTTGCATCGGCTGCTACTCCCGAAAAAGAGGATAAGGAGAGAAAGGAAAAAGAGAAAACTCCCACAGAGGAAAATCGTAAATTGCCGATTATTAATCCGATAGTGAAGTTACCTAACTGGCCAA aTCTTACTGGAGGTTCTGGTTTTATTTCCAAATGCCTAATGGCCAATGCCGATACTTTGTGTGCTGCTGTTAGTCCCCTAATGGACCCGGATGAAACTCTATTGGCCGGCTATCATGAGAAATGTGTTATGAACAATTATTTTGGTATTGGCATAGATGCCAAGATCTCTTTGGATTTCCACAACAAACGTGAAGAACATCCGGAAAAGTGTCGCTCCAGAGCCAAGAACTATATGTGGTATGGTGTATTGGGCTCCAAGCAATTATTGCAAAAGACTTGTAAGAATTTGGAGCAACGAGTGCAGCTGGAATGTGATGGCCAAAGAATACCTTTGCCCTCACTGCAGggtattgttattttaaatatacccAG CTTCATGGGTGGCACCAATTTCTGGGGCAACACCAAGAAGGACGACATTTTCCTGCCACCCAGTTTCGATGATCGCATATTGGAGGTAGTAGCTGTATTTGGTTCTGTACAAATGGCTGCCTCCAGGCTTATAAATCTACAACATCATCGTATTGCTCAATGCCATAGtgtacaaattaatattttaggagATGAGGAAATACCCATACAGGTAGATGGTGAAGCCTGGCTACAACCACCCGGCATGATACGTATATTGCACAAGAATCGTGTACAAATGTTATGCCGCAATCGCTCACTGGAGGCCTCACTCAAGACCTGGCAAGAGAAACAACGCCAGCATAGCATATCAATACAACGAGATCATTCATCCACCGCTTCGGAACATGCCAACTCCACAGATGAAGTTATTTCGGAACGTGAATGTTATGTTTTGCTTAATTTCATTGAGGCCGTTAGTTCTCTAGTGAAATGGGTGAAATTCTTGATTATATCACATCCCACCTTGAGACATGATCTTTATGCGGTGGCCTGTCGTGCTCAAGATGCTTTGGAGAGTATACATCCTCAGGGTAAACTATTGGAGGGTCCTTCATTGAGAACCAACTTGGTAGAGGTTATAGATTCTTCGCGTCAGCTGTACGATGATGCTTGCACTTTGTTAAGAGATCGTGGTCATAGTTTGATATTGAGAGAAGATTTGGAAAGTAAACTAAGTGCTGCCCTGGCCAGTATGGAAATGGAGCTGAAGAAGTgttcggtgcaaaaatgtgTAGATGGCAAATTGAGAGCCTATTTCAATGTTTTGGCACCCAATGAAGAG GGTGATGGCCGCCGTAAGTCACGCGCCTTTTGGACCCGCCTACGTTCCGGCTCTACCGCCGGCCAGCAACAATTCAAACCTCCCCTGACCAACACCCGTGAAGCGGTCAGCAACTGGAGTGTCAATGAAGTCATTACCTGGCTGGAGAACATGCAACTTTCCGAATATGTTGATAGTTTCTTACGCAACGATATCCGTGGCAAAGAGCTGCTAACACTGGGCCGTCGTGATCTCAAGGATTTGGGTGTCATTAAGGTGGGTCATGTCAAGCGTATCTTGCAGGCCATCAAGGACATGAATGAAAACTAA